From Punica granatum isolate Tunisia-2019 chromosome 1, ASM765513v2, whole genome shotgun sequence:
tattcctccctctgaaccgggcacgcccaCTCAGGCCGCCCCTGCAGCTCCACTAACAAATATTCCTCCAGAAGCGGAAATGGAGCAGGAAagaagaatgaagaaaatggaggaaaccatcaagGCCCTCCAAGTCGGCTCTTCTCGATTATGGTGACTTCAACTGGAATCTATTCCCGAGCATGCGGTTGCCCCCGAAGATCAAGATCCCAAGTTTTGAGAGGTACGATGGGACCAAAGACCCACGTCATCATCTCCGCCATTATCAGAGCAAGATGCTACAATACTGGGAATACGAAGAATTCATCATTCAAACAATCCAAGACAGTCTCATGGGATCAGCACTGGACTGGGTTATGACTTTGAAGGCAGGAGACATCCCCACTTCGACcgatctttctcagaagttcctcgaccagtaCAGATTTTGTGTGGAGACACCCCCAACCCTCCTAGAGTTGAGCACCATGGAGATGAAGGAAAATCAGGCTTTTGAAGCCTATGCATCAGAGTGGAGGGGGAAGGCAGCAAAGCACATACCCCTAATTAGTGAGATCCAACAGGTTCAACTATTCCATTCCACGTTCAAAGGTGTATACTACTCGCACCTACTATCTCACGCTTCCTCATTCTTTGAACTCATTGAAGCCGGGAAGAAACTCGATATGGGCATCAAATTGGGGAGGATCAAAGGACTCaccaagaagaaagaagaagaagcactGAAGAAGCATAATGCTGGTGCCTCTAGAAGGACCAAAGATACCACCGTTAGCGCTGTCAATTCGGGACGTCAATCCTCGCAACCAATTTCAGTGGATTACACCCCTACACCGCAGACTTATCAGACATATGCACATCCCGCGCATTATGTGCGGCCCTATCAGTCGCAGCAGGCCTATCCATCGGCCCCACCAACTGTCATTTATCTGCCATCTCCGCAACAGTATGCTCCCTCTCAAGCACAGCAAAACAAAGCTccggcttcgagatctcctcagccggctcaacgtgCTCCAGCTCTAAGAGTTCAACAAAGCAGTGTTGCTCAATCGCGTCCacgcaagcagtacaccaATCTTCCGGCTCCTCCATCTCACATATTCCAACAACTCCTCGCAGGCAATAAGATTAAAACCAAGGCGCTTGGTCATAGCTTTGATCCTACGGTGCATAATCAAAATATGCACTGTGAGTTTCATCAGGGAGCCCCCGACCACACTTTAGACACTTGCTGGAGACTTTGGGATAGAATCTAGGAGATGATCGACGCGAGGCACATTTCTTTCAATGAGGTGAAACAGCCGAATGTGCGCGTGAATCCTCTCcctgatcatggatcaggcCCAGAAccttctatcaacatgatcagtATATGCATTGttggagaagaggaggagacACAGGAATCCCCAGCTCCATTCGTCATTGAATACGTTTCAGCAGAAGTGGCAGTGGCATCCGCTCCCTTTATCGTCGAGGTTCCGGCAAAGGAGCCCTATCAAGACAGCCGAGTTCCCTGGACAAATGGGGGTGAGGTTGCCAATGCATAACTAGAAATGAGGGCGATAGGTATCACGCGCTCAGGATgagtttatcagggtccagagcctCTTGACAAAGGGAAGGCTCCTGCTACCGCCTTCTCAGCCGTTCCAGAAGCCGTGCCACTccctacaaagaaggtcatcGATCaggaagccgaagctttcatgaaggtgatcaaagcaagcgagtacaaagtggtggagcaaatgggcaagtcaccaGCCCACATCTCGCTACTTGCATTGCTTTTGAGCTTCGAGCCGCATCGGAATGCTTTCTTGAAAGTTCTCACTGCGGCACAAATCCCAAAAGATACTGCACCAGATAAGATCGAGGAGACTGTGAACTCCATCTTCTTGAATCAGATCTCCTTTGTCGATGATGAGCTTCCATCGGAAGGTCAGggacacttgcgggcattgcacatagtttgcaagtgcaacaatcacgtcgttggtcgagtcatgatcgacaacggctttGCTCTCAATGTTTGCCTCGTCTCCACGCTGAAACAGATTAACATGGATATGAGTCGCATCCGTacaagcaagaccactgttcGAGTCTTTGATGGCTCCAagagagaagtgaatggagaaatcgaccTCGTaatcgatgtgggtccttgctcattctttgtcacctttcagatcctcgagatacctaatgctttcagcctcttgctcgagagaccatggattcacgccgtcGGCGCTGTTCCTTCATCACTACATCAGAAGTTGAAGTTCTTTGTCGAAGGCaagctcatcactgtcaacagCGAAGAAGATTACGCAGTCTATAAGGAGACAGCAGTcccttacatcagcattggagaagatcagaatcttccctttcactctttcgacacCATATCCGTGattcgggattacggagaATTCGATCCATCACGAACCGATTGCATGATTGGGAAAgttctgttgaagaacgaCTGCGTCCTCGGAACTGGActtggggcacgtgcacagggaatcctccgatcgattgaaatggaggaatactgcaataggaggggactcggctttcgcccctcttGTCATGAGATCATGCAGGCTCGTCGTGGAAAGCATCTCCACCACCTTGCTGCACATTACGGAAAGCTTTTTAGGGGCATTCcggttccaccactctcacagtttttccccgcaccaccgcagatcatgggaggcacccccgatagcccaatcactgaatCAGATGACTTCTtttcggatgcagttgaagcgtttttggctttgccagccatataagccatcactgaggagacatcttccagggttcatatccgcccttgacgggaggatgaggagcttaccaactggatttcagttccgctctactcggccatagttgccgatgtgtaagacggtctttatatataatgctacctgtatgtcggcaatgccataagccacataacggaagaggggtttttgttatggcttgttaatacaATCCCTAAatgctttttgaatttctgtgtctaaattctctctctcttgcacttacttctagcatctttaatttctaaaacaattcgctttcgtgtccaggctccaatcgaatccaaatcaccgatgcaacgattcgaattcatccaaaacacacctcagaaagtccctacccatatacttcggggaaggacttgacgaggacggtcgcgtgcccgagatagaaaagagtttgcatcgtcttgaaaaccatcaactcacttcaatcgagccaaccgaagagatcaacataggcactACAGAAGAACAACGCACCCTAAGGATCGGGACGGGTCTCGACCCCGCACAGAgagcccgaatgatcgatttcttgacagagtatcaagaggtTTTTGCTTGGTCTTATATTGATATGCCAGGCTTATACCCctcgatcgtaaagcatttcctcccactagacactgaaagatttccgCCCAAACGTCAACACTTACAGCGTCAATGAGCTGACcttcttctccgcattaaagaggaggtcgtcaagcaagtggatgcgggattcttggaggtatgcaattactctgaatgggtggcgaacattgtgccagtggaaaagaagaatgggaaagtcagagtctgcatcgactaccgagatcttaacaaggccagtcttaaggataacttcccactgccccatatcgacgtcttggtggacaatacagcacgccacacacaattctccttcatggatggtttctctggatacaatcagattcagatggtcgaggaggataagatcaaaacgatgttcatcacgatgtgggggaTGTTCtgttacaaggtcatgcctttcggtttCAAAAACGTCGGGCCAACCTATCAGAGGGCAAtgctcactctctttcatgacatgatgcataaagagatagaggtctacgtcgacgacatgattgcaaagtccaaagaaggTGAAGATCATCTGGTCAACCTCAAGCGGCTATTCGATCGTCTCAGGAAGTACAAGCTCCAACTCAACCCAACGAAATGCACcttcggcgtcaagtcagggaaattgctagggtttgtagtTAGCGAGAAGGGCATCGAGGTCAACCCCGACAAGATTAAGGCGATCATGGAACTGCCCcttccatcgacagtgcgcgaagtgaggAGCTTCCTAGGATGGCTGAATTACATCacgcgtttcattgcaaatttaacagacaagtgccaaccactcttccgtctACTTcacaaaaatgcagcggttgaatgggatgacgagtgtcagaaagctttcgatacagtcaaggcatatctagttcagccgccggtgttggttccaccttcactGGATCGTCCTCTCGTTCTGTACTTGacggtacgccgacaatccatcggatgcatgttagggcaaaaggacgattcattgtatgcagagcgagcaatttattatttgagcaagaagtttactgaaggggagtctaactaccttgagatagagaaaatgtgttgcgcacttgtgtgggtcatgcaaagactccggcaatacactctctaccataccgttcgcctgctgtcaaagGCAGATCTGTTGAAATATCTACTCGGTAGTccatcctccatgaggaacgtggcaaaatggcgttgccaactgacggagtacaaCATCGAGTACGTATCATGCACAtcagtgaagggccaagcaattgcagatcattTAGCAGAGTTTCCAATTAAGGACGATACACCGATCAATTCTGACTTTCCAGACGAAAGAATCCTCCAAATGAATGATGAGGAGGAAACCCctggatggaagatgtacttcgatggtgcagtcaattctACCGGGTCGGGTATTGGCGcattgctgatatcccctgaagGACGCCATTTCCCGGTTGCAGTGAAGATTAACTT
This genomic window contains:
- the LOC116205150 gene encoding uncharacterized protein LOC116205150; protein product: MRLPPKIKIPSFERYDGTKDPRHHLRHYQSKMLQYWEYEEFIIQTIQDSLMGSALDWVMTLKAGDIPTSTDLSQKFLDQYRFCVETPPTLLELSTMEMKENQAFEAYASEWRGKAAKHIPLISEIQQVQLFHSTFKGVYYSHLLSHASSFFELIEAGKKLDMGIKLGRIKGLTKKKEEEALKKHNAGASRRTKDTTVSAVNSGRQSSQPISVDYTPTPQTYQTYAHPAHYVRPYQSQQAYPSAPPTVIYLPSPQQYAPSQAQQNKAPASRSPQPAQRAPALRVQQSSVAQSRPRKQYTNLPAPPSHIFQQLLAGNKIKTKALGHSFDPTEMIDARHISFNEVKQPNVRVNPLPDHGSGPEPSINMISICIVGEEEETQESPAPFVIEYVSAEVAVASAPFIVEVPAKEPYQDSRVPWTNGGEVANA